One genomic region from Octopus sinensis unplaced genomic scaffold, ASM634580v1 Contig10816, whole genome shotgun sequence encodes:
- the LOC115228583 gene encoding uncharacterized protein LOC115228583, giving the protein MSTEWLVNGNNSPISEAMYCIIQDRNIFFNDNGGMCNHCNQAKKSVDHMATRCSRMLNSDYTRRHNEVIRCIHLHLCRQYEIRKTKRLKSHTVQSVSSNHKVEIRVDTTLQTDVHVKNNRPDIFVFDKTKNEITLIEVGITSHAMLKQVEVEKLHKYDLLAGELSQIHGAKVTIIPIVLTWDGIVSKFYKSYMERLKLDASTRSYIQSLTIKKTLETMLVEHKHGVEIEKHEEQVSRATNYLLKLARETTDPPDLPEDVSHVLYEVLKDENTRSSATVQKGGELYRLVSY; this is encoded by the coding sequence ATGTCTACGGAATGGCTAGTGAATGGAAACAACAGTCCGATATCAGAAGCAATGTATTGTATTATTCAGGatcgaaatatatttttcaacgatAACGGAGGAATGTGCAATCATTGTAATCAAGCTAAAAAATCTGTTGATCACATGGCTACAAGATGTAGCAGAATGCTGAACAGTGATTATACCAGAAGACATAACGAAGTTATAAGATGCATCCATTTGCATCTCTGCCGCCAATATGAAATCAGGAAAACCAAAAGGTTAAAGTCACACACAGTCCAGTCGGTTAGCTCAAATCATAAAGTGGAGATAAGAGTGGACACCACCTTGCAGACAGATGTTCATGTAAAAAACAATAGACCAGATATCTTTGTCTTTGataaaacgaaaaacgaaatcaCTCTAATTGAAGTCGGAATTACTTCCCACGCCATGTTAAAGCAAGTGGAAGTAGAAAAACTACATAAATATGATCTTCTTGCTGGAGAATTATCTCAAATCCACGGTGCGAAGGTAACGATAATCCCCATTGTCCTCACATGGGACGGGATAGTTTCTAAattctataagtcttatatgGAAAGACTGAAGTTGGATGCTTCCACTAGATCGTATATACAATCGCTGACGATTAAAAAGACATTGGAGACCATGCTTGTTGAACATAAACATGGAGTGGAAATTGAAAAACATGAGGAACAAGTTTCGAGGGCCACCAACTACCTCCTAAAATTGGCTAGAGAAACAACAGATCCACCAGATTTGCCGGAAGATGTGTCTCATGTTTTATATGAAGTGTTAAAGGATGAGAATACGCGATCCAGTGCAACGGTTCAAAAAGGAGGAGAATTATACAGATTAGTTAGTTATTAG